One Brienomyrus brachyistius isolate T26 unplaced genomic scaffold, BBRACH_0.4 scaffold49, whole genome shotgun sequence genomic region harbors:
- the LOC125723502 gene encoding homeobox protein DBX1-B-like — translation MMFPSVIAPPAMYPSLLRPSAALSLPQSLHSAFTSHSSFLVEDLLRISRPANYLSRSVPSPSVSPPTTCAATLSSTASEHAGSPTALSGGTCSPQTSLSPNNDPNYLKFGVNAILAPSTKNASSAPSIQCVHPKAFQFPYFDGSFPPFIRSTYFPASSSVVPIPGTFSWPLAARGKPRRGMLRRAVFSDVQRKALEKMFQKQKYISKPDRKKLAAKLGLKDSQVKIWFQNRRMKWRNSKERELLSSGGCREQTLPTKLNPHPDLSDVGKKSSEEEEAVGGESPRAVLCHSPAVRKLSDSVESHLSSPCQSSKHSDFSESEDEEITVS, via the exons ATGATGTTTCCAAGTGTTATTGCGCCTCCTGCGATGTATCCAAGCCTCCTTCGGCCATCAGCAGCTCTGTCCCTGCCTCAGTCTTTGCATTCAGCTTTCACTTCTCACTCAAGTTTCTTAGTGGAGGACCTGCTACGGATCAGCCGCCCGGCGAACTACTTGTCACGGAGCGTCCCGTCGCCCAGCGTCTCGCCGCCGACCACATGCGCCGCCACCCTGAGCAGCACTGCGTCGGAACACGCCGGCAGCCCCACGGCACTCTCAGGCGGAACATGTTCGCCGCAAACTTCACTTTCTCCCAACAACGACCCCAACTATCTGAAGTTTGGAGTTAATGCGATCCTGGCACCGTCAACCAAAAACG CATCATCGGCCCCTTCTATTCAATGCGTGCACCCGAAAGCTTTCCAGTTCCCATATTTTGACGGATCATTCCCCCCATTTATTAGATCCACCTATTTCCCAG CGTCTTCTTCAGTGGTGCCTATCCCAGGCACGTTTTCATGGCCTCTGGCAGCTAGAGGGAAGCCCAGGAGAGGCATGTTGCGCCGGGCTGTCTTCTCTGACGTGCAGAGGAAAGCCCTTGAGAAAATGTTccagaaacaaaaatatatcagCAAGCCCGACAGGAAGAAGCTGGCGGCCAAGCTTGGCCTTAAAGATTCACAG GTTAAAATTTGGTTCCAGAACAGAAGAATGAAATGGAGGAATTCCAAAGAGAGAGAGCTTCTGTCTTCCGGGGGGTGCCGGGAACAAACCCTACCCACAAAGTTAAACCCTCACCCAGACCTGAGCGATGTTGGAAAGAAGTCTTCGGAAGAGGAGGAGGCCGTGGGAGGGGAGAGCCCGCGAGCAGTGCTCTGTCACTCCCCCGCTGTGCGCAAGCTTTCGGACAGCGTGGAATCCCACCTCTCGTCACCATGTCAATCCAGTAAACACTCAGACTTCTCAGAGTCGGAAGATGAAGAAATCACAGTTTCCTAG